Proteins from one Thermobifida alba genomic window:
- a CDS encoding ABC transporter ATP-binding protein, whose protein sequence is MSLVARDVSIRFGGVAALSGVGVEVSAGAVQGVIGPNGSGKSTLFNCLTGFARPDSGHVSVDGTDLSRVPAHRRIGLGIARTFQTPRFDPRVTVWQAVACGFSPVASAGLLSSALWLPWVRARERRVGEGVARLLDRFGLAEERHTQIGELSLGHVRLVEVARAMAMSPRYLLLDEPAAGLGEGEQRLLADELRRLASEGVGVLIVEHNFDLVLDLCDRILVLSGGRVLLDDHPGTVAADERVRRIYLGYAADEDEEVPAS, encoded by the coding sequence ATGAGCCTCGTCGCCCGTGACGTGTCGATCCGCTTCGGCGGCGTCGCCGCGCTCAGCGGCGTCGGCGTCGAGGTGTCCGCAGGAGCGGTCCAGGGGGTCATCGGCCCCAACGGCTCCGGCAAGAGCACCCTGTTCAACTGCCTGACCGGTTTCGCGCGCCCCGACTCCGGCCACGTGTCGGTGGACGGGACGGACCTTTCCCGGGTGCCCGCCCACCGCAGGATCGGCCTCGGCATCGCCCGCACCTTCCAAACCCCCCGCTTCGACCCGCGGGTGACCGTCTGGCAGGCCGTGGCCTGCGGCTTCTCCCCCGTGGCCAGCGCCGGACTGCTGTCCTCGGCGCTGTGGCTGCCGTGGGTGCGCGCCCGGGAGCGGCGGGTCGGCGAGGGCGTGGCCCGCCTGCTCGACCGCTTCGGGCTGGCCGAGGAGCGCCACACCCAGATCGGGGAGTTGTCGCTGGGACACGTCCGCCTGGTCGAGGTGGCCCGCGCCATGGCGATGTCCCCCCGGTACCTGCTGCTGGACGAGCCCGCCGCCGGTCTGGGCGAGGGCGAGCAGCGCCTGCTCGCCGACGAACTGCGCCGCCTGGCCTCCGAGGGGGTCGGGGTCCTCATCGTGGAGCACAACTTCGACCTCGTGCTGGACCTGTGCGACCGCATCCTGGTGCTGTCCGGCGGCCGGGTGCTGCTCGACGACCACCCCGGGACGGTCGCGGCGGACGAGCGCGTGCGCCGCATCTACCTCGGCTACGCCGCCGACGAGGACGAGGAGGTCCCCGCGTCATGA
- a CDS encoding branched-chain amino acid ABC transporter permease, whose product MRSAMNHSSLLRRQAPTAALAAGVLAITLFIHADPASLDLSITVAVFSLLALSVAASYGQAGVLSVAQAAFAALGGYATAIATTRWDLPVLAGLAAAVAVPVLVAYPLARLVSRLSHLALAIATLVFGEIVVILLREGGDLTGSYIGISAIPSLPWAEDLFSYHLFAWAVVVAVTALYANLVRTSHGRSLQTIRYDVLRARADGVNVARRTAAVFSFSAGIAGVAGWLYAHHLKYLAPESLPSALSITAILMAVVGGSRYVLGPVVGTTVLVFVQNALPSEAAQGLLYGSALVVALLAAPDGLLGLARQAWTALRGRPRRRPPSPDQAGPPTPAQPVPEEVTR is encoded by the coding sequence ATGAGGTCTGCCATGAACCACTCCTCCCTGCTGCGGCGGCAGGCGCCCACCGCTGCGCTCGCCGCCGGCGTCCTCGCGATCACCCTGTTCATCCACGCCGACCCGGCCTCCCTCGACCTGTCCATCACCGTCGCCGTCTTCTCCCTGCTCGCCCTGTCGGTGGCCGCCAGCTACGGCCAGGCCGGCGTGCTCTCGGTCGCCCAGGCGGCGTTCGCCGCCCTGGGCGGCTACGCCACCGCGATCGCCACCACCCGCTGGGACCTGCCCGTCCTGGCCGGCCTGGCCGCCGCCGTCGCGGTCCCGGTCCTGGTCGCCTACCCGCTGGCCCGCCTGGTGAGCCGGCTGTCGCACCTGGCCCTGGCCATCGCCACCCTCGTCTTCGGCGAGATCGTCGTGATCCTGCTGCGCGAGGGCGGCGACCTCACCGGAAGCTACATCGGGATCTCCGCCATCCCCTCCCTGCCCTGGGCCGAGGACCTGTTCTCCTACCACCTCTTCGCCTGGGCGGTCGTGGTGGCCGTCACGGCCCTGTACGCCAACCTGGTCCGCACCAGCCACGGGCGGAGCCTGCAGACCATCCGCTACGACGTGCTGCGCGCCCGCGCCGACGGAGTGAACGTCGCCCGCCGGACCGCGGCCGTCTTCAGCTTCTCCGCGGGCATCGCCGGGGTGGCCGGATGGCTGTACGCCCACCACCTGAAGTACCTGGCACCCGAGTCGCTGCCCAGCGCCCTGTCGATCACGGCGATCCTCATGGCGGTGGTCGGCGGCAGCCGCTACGTCCTCGGCCCGGTCGTGGGCACCACCGTCCTGGTCTTCGTGCAGAACGCGCTGCCCTCCGAAGCCGCTCAGGGACTGCTCTACGGCTCCGCTCTGGTCGTCGCCCTCCTCGCGGCCCCCGACGGCCTGCTCGGCCTGGCCCGGCAGGCCTGGACCGCGCTGCGCGGGCGGCCGCGCCGCCGCCCCCCATCCCCCGACCAGGCCGGACCCCCCACCCCCGCACAGCCCGTCCCCGAGGAGGTGACCCGATGA
- a CDS encoding branched-chain amino acid ABC transporter permease: protein MTDILEYLVQGILLGAAYGLVALPISVVYTTTHSVDAAVGGHAVLAATTAAAIGGLSGILLGVAAGVASSAVVGVVYLLLRSRGSVDPITIVLATFGIAFALQALVLLLHGREPIVGHGLESHWNAAGVSINPLSVLNLVFGLTAMAALTLLLRRTPLGRSLRACADSALGAQLAGIPVQLLQFTALLIGGLLAATAGVLILYTSGVTYTSGLHITLTAIGAAVLFGFRGPVHGFVGGLLFGVVEALVTGYTSSGLAAVIPYLFIFVFLASGRSAMVVSRA, encoded by the coding sequence ATGACCGACATCCTCGAATACCTCGTCCAGGGCATCCTGCTGGGCGCGGCCTACGGCCTGGTGGCCCTGCCCATCAGCGTCGTGTACACCACGACGCACTCGGTGGACGCCGCGGTCGGCGGCCACGCCGTCCTGGCCGCCACGACCGCGGCCGCGATCGGCGGCCTCAGCGGCATCCTGCTGGGCGTGGCCGCAGGCGTGGCCAGCTCGGCCGTGGTCGGCGTCGTCTACCTGCTGCTGCGCTCCCGCGGCTCGGTCGACCCCATCACCATCGTCCTGGCGACCTTCGGCATCGCCTTCGCCCTGCAGGCGCTGGTCCTGCTGCTGCACGGCCGGGAACCCATCGTCGGCCACGGCCTGGAAAGCCACTGGAACGCCGCGGGCGTGAGCATCAACCCGCTGTCCGTGCTCAACCTGGTGTTCGGCCTGACCGCCATGGCCGCCCTGACCCTGCTGCTGCGACGCACCCCGCTGGGACGGTCGCTGCGCGCCTGCGCCGACAGCGCCCTGGGCGCCCAGCTCGCCGGAATCCCCGTGCAACTGCTGCAGTTCACCGCCCTGCTGATCGGCGGCCTGCTCGCGGCGACCGCCGGCGTCCTCATCCTCTACACCTCCGGAGTCACCTACACCTCCGGCCTGCACATCACCCTGACCGCGATCGGCGCGGCCGTCCTCTTCGGATTCCGCGGCCCGGTGCACGGCTTCGTCGGCGGCCTCCTCTTCGGCGTCGTCGAAGCACTCGTCACCGGCTACACCTCCAGCGGACTCGCCGCCGTCATCCCCTACCTGTTCATCTTCGTCTTCCTCGCCAGCGGCCGCTCCGCCATGGTGGTGAGCCGGGCATGA
- a CDS encoding AMP-binding protein, translating into MNRPDTEVLASWGPSNTWTIGWHLADRAAHLPDRPFLAIGTDPADTFRQAHEHATRLASRLAGTGIRPGDFVLVMAPTTKATVYGWFALSLLGAVDVPLNPAYRGQTLVHGVNLPAARVLLADSAALHRLYEVAARLHTLQTVVLIDDSPAPAPPPEARFQVVRLADLPEHPYSPATPRHSDLSTVLYTSGTTGPAKGVMMTHAQTHTIARECIEGLRITGEDVFYCFHPLFHMAGRFGAVYSALVAGCPVVLDPVFDPATWIDRIRACNATVSIAHGPMIEMIHRQPRRPDDADNPLRALLAAPLPAAIGADFERRFAVRALETWGMTEVTACCWRPYDSELRPGSAGRPRDDLVEIAIVDPETDEVLPPGQVGEITVRPRHPWIIMQGYFGMPEQTVRAWRNLRFHSGDAGYLDADGHLYFVDRLGDRIRRKAENISSYDIEYAAATYPGVLECAAVGVPASHSEDEVKLYLRCSDNSAVDLRDLFTHLVANLPHSMVPRYIELVDELPRTPTDKIRKQALRERGVTATTWDYKAAGLSIRQISQQLESASPREGTA; encoded by the coding sequence GGCGGACACCTTCCGCCAAGCCCACGAACACGCCACACGCCTCGCCTCCCGCCTGGCCGGCACAGGCATCCGCCCCGGCGACTTCGTCCTCGTCATGGCCCCCACCACCAAGGCGACGGTCTACGGCTGGTTCGCCCTCAGCCTCCTGGGCGCCGTCGACGTCCCGCTCAACCCCGCCTACCGGGGCCAGACCCTCGTCCACGGGGTGAACCTGCCCGCGGCACGGGTCCTGCTCGCCGACTCCGCGGCCCTGCACCGCCTCTACGAGGTCGCCGCCCGCCTGCACACCCTGCAGACCGTGGTCCTCATCGACGACTCCCCCGCCCCCGCCCCGCCCCCCGAGGCCCGCTTCCAGGTCGTGCGCCTGGCCGACCTGCCCGAACACCCCTACTCCCCCGCCACCCCCCGCCACAGCGACCTGTCGACTGTGCTCTACACCTCCGGGACGACCGGCCCCGCCAAGGGGGTGATGATGACCCACGCCCAGACCCACACCATCGCCCGGGAGTGCATCGAAGGACTGCGGATCACCGGCGAGGACGTCTTCTACTGCTTCCACCCGCTGTTCCACATGGCGGGCCGGTTCGGCGCCGTCTACTCCGCCCTGGTCGCCGGCTGCCCGGTCGTGCTCGACCCCGTCTTCGACCCCGCGACCTGGATCGACCGGATCCGCGCCTGCAACGCCACCGTGTCGATCGCCCACGGCCCCATGATCGAGATGATCCACCGCCAGCCGCGGCGGCCCGACGACGCCGACAACCCGCTGCGCGCCCTGCTGGCCGCCCCCCTGCCCGCCGCCATCGGCGCCGACTTCGAACGACGCTTCGCCGTCCGCGCCCTGGAGACCTGGGGCATGACCGAGGTGACCGCCTGCTGCTGGCGCCCCTACGACTCCGAACTGCGCCCCGGATCAGCCGGCCGCCCCCGCGACGACCTGGTGGAGATCGCCATCGTCGACCCCGAGACCGACGAGGTCCTGCCCCCCGGCCAGGTCGGCGAGATCACCGTCCGCCCCCGCCACCCCTGGATCATCATGCAGGGCTACTTCGGCATGCCCGAACAGACCGTCAGGGCCTGGCGCAACCTCCGCTTCCACAGCGGCGACGCCGGATACCTGGACGCCGACGGCCACCTCTACTTCGTCGACCGGCTCGGCGACCGCATCCGCCGCAAGGCCGAGAACATCTCGTCCTACGACATCGAGTACGCCGCAGCGACCTACCCCGGCGTCCTGGAGTGCGCCGCCGTGGGCGTCCCCGCCTCCCACTCCGAAGACGAGGTGAAACTGTACCTGCGCTGCTCGGACAACAGCGCGGTCGACCTGCGCGACCTGTTCACCCACCTGGTCGCGAACCTGCCGCACTCCATGGTCCCCCGCTACATCGAACTCGTCGACGAACTCCCCCGCACCCCCACCGACAAGATCCGCAAACAGGCGCTGCGCGAACGGGGCGTCACCGCGACCACCTGGGACTACAAGGCGGCCGGACTGTCGATCCGCCAGATCAGCCAACAACTGGAGTCCGCATCGCCCCGGGAGGGCACAGCATGA